A single window of Flagellimonas maritima DNA harbors:
- a CDS encoding BlaI/MecI/CopY family transcriptional regulator, whose protein sequence is MKQLTKAEEEVMQLLWQLEKCNVASIIEELPEPKPAYNTVSTIVRILEDKGFVDHEKVGKGHLYFPLVKKSDYSNQSINKLVEGYFQGSFKSMVSFFMQKNDISLSELESIMQQIKDEEE, encoded by the coding sequence ATGAAACAACTCACTAAAGCTGAAGAAGAGGTCATGCAGCTATTGTGGCAATTGGAAAAATGCAACGTAGCATCAATCATAGAGGAGTTGCCAGAACCCAAACCTGCTTACAATACTGTTTCTACAATTGTAAGGATATTAGAGGACAAGGGATTTGTTGACCATGAGAAAGTTGGAAAAGGACATCTCTATTTTCCATTAGTGAAGAAGTCCGATTACAGTAACCAATCTATCAACAAACTGGTGGAAGGCTATTTTCAAGGTTCTTTTAAAAGTATGGTGTCCTTTTTTATGCAGAAAAATGATATTAGTCTATCTGAACTGGAGAGTATTATGCAACAAATAAAAGACGAAGAAGAATGA
- a CDS encoding MmcQ/YjbR family DNA-binding protein, which translates to MNIEEFRNHCLNKKGVTEEFPFDETTLVFKVMGKMFALISLKRLPPQCNLKCDPERAVQLREQYDGDILPGYHMSKTHWNTLLLDNLPPILIVELLNHSYDLVVSGLTKKLKEELLGL; encoded by the coding sequence ATGAATATTGAAGAATTCAGGAATCATTGCCTAAACAAAAAGGGGGTTACCGAAGAGTTTCCATTTGATGAAACAACATTGGTATTTAAGGTAATGGGTAAAATGTTTGCTCTTATATCTTTGAAAAGATTGCCCCCACAATGCAATCTAAAGTGTGACCCTGAACGTGCAGTGCAACTAAGAGAACAGTACGACGGTGACATTCTACCAGGGTATCACATGAGCAAGACCCATTGGAATACACTGCTTTTGGACAACCTTCCGCCCATCCTAATCGTAGAACTGCTGAACCATTCCTATGACTTGGTAGTGTCTGGACTCACAAAAAAGCTGAAAGAAGAGTTGTTAGGACTCTAA
- a CDS encoding DUF4230 domain-containing protein codes for MDSILEALLGLILGAILMYWVFSLFRKKKNEELTKQQSTVLLDKIKSVCKLVSVEGDFAEIYHYENTRGAFMNLLSSKKKALIVVKAKAQIGYDLKKLNLKADNEKKRIILANFPEPEVLSIEPELEFYDIKSGLFNLFTPNDLTKLNLEAKTHIRQKIPESGLMDTAKKEALQAVLLVEKIVETIGWTLDYSALEITVKEKQNLEN; via the coding sequence ATGGATAGCATTTTAGAAGCTTTATTGGGTCTCATTCTTGGGGCAATATTAATGTATTGGGTCTTTTCCTTATTCCGGAAAAAGAAAAATGAAGAACTGACCAAGCAGCAGTCAACCGTTTTATTGGATAAAATCAAGAGCGTTTGCAAATTGGTCTCGGTCGAAGGCGATTTTGCCGAAATTTATCATTATGAAAATACCAGGGGCGCTTTTATGAACCTGTTGAGCAGCAAGAAAAAAGCGCTAATCGTTGTAAAGGCCAAGGCACAAATTGGCTATGACCTAAAAAAACTGAACCTAAAAGCGGATAATGAGAAAAAGCGGATCATACTTGCAAATTTTCCAGAACCCGAGGTGCTGTCCATAGAACCCGAACTCGAATTTTACGATATTAAAAGTGGTTTATTTAACTTATTTACCCCTAATGACCTTACGAAATTGAACTTGGAGGCCAAAACGCACATACGACAAAAAATACCGGAAAGTGGTTTAATGGATACTGCTAAGAAGGAAGCATTGCAAGCAGTTTTATTGGTTGAAAAAATCGTTGAGACCATCGGGTGGACTTTGGATTATTCTGCCCTGGAAATTACAGTTAAGGAGAAACAGAATTTAGAAAATTAA
- a CDS encoding M56 family metallopeptidase yields the protein MIQYLLECLVFQLIFLLVYDLFLKWETFFQWNRVYLIGTYVLSLILPWVTIEAFKTTVPIEFSNYTQFVFQLNEIQVGTTDTEAAFLSPAEWGYLIFFIGVLFMALWFGFKLFQLYRLLQKGFVSHHIGFTMILVKESEIAFSFFKYIFLGEKVSKEKTPSIIAHELVHIEQKHSLDLLFFELMRIVSWFNPLVYLYQKRIAELHEFIADSEVSKHNKKEQYQILLSEVFQTQNISFVNQFFKKSSIKKRIVMLKKEKSKQIYQLKYLFLLPIILGMLLYTSCENETNEKSRTESSIKREGNETFLIVNDLNSMSEDEKNMREELMNELIKMETAQILIVEDESNSVKIHMDKGEIAKVEVEKGVLDAEAGTSQNFKNSVPFGEIEEVPIFSGCEGATDTRLCFMEKMEAHIKKHFYYPKEAQNKGIEGRVNVIFTITEDGFIENIKTRGPDKILEDVVVDIISKLPRMQPGKFEGENISVPFSIPITFKLQ from the coding sequence ATGATACAGTATCTTTTGGAGTGTTTGGTGTTTCAATTAATTTTTTTGTTGGTCTATGACCTGTTTTTAAAGTGGGAAACTTTCTTTCAATGGAACAGGGTGTATTTAATAGGTACTTATGTGTTATCCCTCATTTTGCCTTGGGTTACTATTGAAGCATTTAAAACTACCGTTCCGATAGAGTTTTCAAATTACACGCAATTTGTATTTCAACTTAATGAAATACAAGTAGGAACAACTGATACTGAAGCTGCTTTTCTCTCTCCAGCAGAATGGGGATATCTTATTTTCTTTATAGGAGTCTTGTTTATGGCTTTATGGTTTGGCTTTAAACTATTTCAGTTGTATCGCCTACTGCAAAAGGGGTTTGTTAGCCATCATATAGGGTTCACAATGATTTTGGTTAAAGAAAGTGAAATAGCATTCTCTTTTTTCAAATATATTTTCTTGGGAGAAAAGGTTTCCAAGGAAAAGACCCCTAGCATTATTGCCCATGAACTTGTTCATATTGAACAGAAGCATTCTTTGGATCTGTTATTTTTTGAACTCATGCGTATTGTTTCTTGGTTCAATCCCTTGGTATATCTCTATCAAAAAAGAATTGCTGAACTGCATGAGTTCATTGCCGATTCAGAAGTATCCAAGCACAATAAAAAAGAGCAGTATCAAATATTGTTATCTGAAGTGTTTCAAACCCAAAACATCAGTTTTGTCAATCAATTTTTTAAAAAATCATCAATCAAAAAGCGAATAGTCATGTTAAAAAAAGAGAAATCAAAACAAATTTATCAGCTAAAATATTTGTTTTTACTACCTATTATTTTGGGTATGTTGTTGTATACTTCTTGTGAAAATGAGACAAATGAAAAGAGTAGAACGGAAAGCTCCATCAAAAGAGAAGGTAATGAAACCTTTCTTATTGTAAATGATCTAAATTCAATGTCAGAGGATGAAAAGAATATGCGAGAGGAATTGATGAACGAATTGATAAAAATGGAAACTGCGCAAATCTTAATAGTGGAAGATGAAAGTAATTCTGTTAAAATCCATATGGATAAGGGTGAAATTGCGAAAGTTGAAGTGGAAAAAGGGGTTTTGGACGCCGAAGCGGGGACATCTCAAAATTTTAAAAATTCAGTTCCCTTTGGGGAAATTGAAGAAGTTCCAATATTTAGTGGATGTGAGGGAGCTACGGATACTAGATTATGTTTTATGGAGAAAATGGAAGCACATATTAAAAAACACTTTTATTACCCAAAAGAGGCTCAGAATAAAGGTATTGAAGGACGTGTAAATGTTATTTTTACAATAACGGAAGACGGTTTTATTGAAAATATAAAAACAAGAGGGCCAGATAAAATACTTGAGGATGTAGTTGTGGATATCATTTCAAAATTGCCCAGAATGCAACCTGGAAAGTTTGAAGGAGAGAATATAAGTGTTCCTTTTTCCATTCCCATAACGTTTAAGTTGCAGTAA
- a CDS encoding LysR substrate-binding domain-containing protein, with the protein MNYQIELRHFIYFLAVAEELHYRKAAEKLFISQPGLSTQIKQMEGILQTQLFIRDKKKVRLTPAGAFLKSEVEFILNHLEQTKKQLKLIGEGHQGEIRIGFLGSAMQQVVPSLLLDLKKQFPSIHTSLEELSNRAQLSAISRDKLDLGFVRLSRVPKGLRLKPVFEDTFSLVLPSSHPIQPNNFKGIHEVSQEDFILFSQDYSPLYFDTVMSICEDGGFTPNVSHKSVHAQTIFKLVENNLGIAIVPTALQYGFQMKVKFIELRYIKQRAVLSMVWKEDNRNPALRNCMELLLKL; encoded by the coding sequence ATGAATTATCAAATAGAATTACGACACTTTATCTATTTTTTGGCTGTTGCCGAAGAGTTGCACTATCGTAAAGCGGCAGAAAAGCTTTTTATATCACAACCTGGGTTAAGCACGCAGATCAAGCAAATGGAAGGGATATTGCAAACACAACTTTTTATTCGGGATAAAAAAAAGGTCAGACTAACACCTGCAGGGGCTTTTTTAAAATCTGAAGTAGAGTTCATATTGAACCATTTGGAACAGACCAAGAAACAATTAAAATTAATTGGAGAAGGGCACCAAGGAGAAATCCGAATTGGATTTTTAGGTTCTGCCATGCAGCAGGTGGTTCCAAGTTTGTTATTGGATTTAAAAAAACAGTTTCCTTCTATACATACGAGTCTTGAGGAACTTTCGAATCGAGCGCAACTCAGTGCTATTTCACGGGATAAACTGGATTTGGGATTTGTACGCTTATCCAGGGTACCCAAAGGCTTGAGGTTAAAGCCTGTTTTTGAAGATACGTTTTCTTTGGTCTTACCTTCAAGCCATCCTATTCAACCAAACAATTTTAAAGGAATCCATGAGGTGTCACAAGAGGATTTTATTCTGTTTTCACAAGACTATAGTCCACTATATTTTGACACGGTGATGAGTATTTGTGAGGATGGCGGTTTTACGCCCAACGTATCGCACAAATCGGTACATGCACAGACTATTTTTAAATTGGTGGAGAATAATCTGGGCATAGCCATAGTTCCTACGGCCTTGCAGTACGGGTTTCAAATGAAGGTAAAGTTTATTGAATTGAGGTATATAAAACAACGTGCGGTTTTGTCCATGGTCTGGAAAGAGGACAATCGAAACCCAGCATTGAGAAATTGTATGGAATTACTCTTAAAGTTGTAG
- a CDS encoding nitroreductase family protein produces the protein MIFDIIKKRRSVFPAQYNDKPIERETVEQLLEAANWAPTHRKTEPWRFKVLMGEKKIALGKFLSDKYQEIDPKPKQIKIRKLQENPARSGAVIAICMQRDPNESLPEWEELAATAMAVQNMWLCCTEMGLGCYWSSPGLIKYMDEFFDLNDGEKCLGFFYMGYYDEMMASSTRIPIEEKVEWL, from the coding sequence ATGATATTCGATATAATCAAGAAGAGACGAAGTGTTTTTCCCGCACAATATAATGATAAGCCGATTGAAAGGGAAACTGTTGAGCAACTGTTGGAGGCCGCAAATTGGGCACCAACGCACAGAAAGACCGAGCCATGGCGTTTTAAGGTATTGATGGGGGAGAAGAAGATAGCTTTAGGAAAATTTCTATCGGACAAATACCAAGAAATAGACCCGAAGCCTAAGCAGATAAAAATAAGAAAGCTACAAGAAAACCCAGCTCGTTCTGGAGCGGTAATCGCCATTTGTATGCAGCGCGACCCCAATGAAAGTTTGCCGGAATGGGAGGAGTTGGCAGCTACTGCAATGGCGGTACAGAATATGTGGCTGTGCTGTACGGAAATGGGTTTGGGATGCTATTGGAGTTCCCCTGGACTCATAAAGTATATGGATGAATTCTTTGATTTGAACGATGGGGAAAAATGTTTGGGTTTTTTCTATATGGGATATTATGATGAGATGATGGCTTCTTCGACCAGGATTCCAATTGAGGAGAAGGTGGAGTGGTTATGA
- a CDS encoding cyclase family protein, producing the protein MIASIKYNSKNYKIDLSKPLDISIPLLGGDKNVNAWYLEPPKIEPHKEGNYIGKVSEGASTNFNYIWFNPHSHVTHTECFGHITKEFHSVNRNLKQFFFFAEVITLIPESFGEDLVITAELLQNSIGDKNPEALVIRTIPNLPNKQTKHYSNTNPPYLLKDAVEFLVKKEIAHLLIDLPSVDKEKDDGALLAHKAFWNIDSNPRRNATITEFIYVANDIADGSYVLNLQVAPFENDASPSRPVLYRIFE; encoded by the coding sequence TTGATAGCGAGCATCAAATACAATTCAAAAAATTATAAAATCGATTTATCCAAGCCATTGGACATCTCAATTCCATTACTTGGCGGTGACAAAAACGTAAATGCCTGGTACTTGGAACCCCCTAAAATTGAACCTCATAAAGAAGGCAATTATATCGGTAAGGTTTCAGAGGGCGCGTCCACCAATTTCAATTACATCTGGTTCAATCCACATTCGCATGTAACGCATACCGAATGTTTTGGGCATATTACCAAAGAATTTCATTCTGTAAATAGAAACCTAAAACAATTTTTTTTCTTTGCTGAAGTGATTACCCTTATTCCTGAGAGTTTTGGAGAGGACTTGGTCATTACAGCTGAATTATTGCAAAATAGCATAGGAGATAAAAACCCTGAAGCTTTGGTCATTAGGACAATTCCAAATCTTCCCAATAAACAAACTAAGCACTATTCCAATACAAACCCTCCCTACTTACTGAAAGATGCCGTTGAGTTTTTGGTCAAAAAAGAAATTGCCCACTTACTTATTGATTTGCCATCGGTAGATAAAGAAAAAGATGATGGGGCTCTTTTGGCCCATAAAGCGTTTTGGAATATTGACAGCAATCCTCGAAGAAATGCCACTATTACGGAATTTATCTACGTCGCAAATGATATTGCCGATGGTAGCTATGTATTGAATCTTCAAGTTGCACCTTTTGAAAATGATGCTAGCCCCAGTAGACCCGTGTTGTACAGGATTTTTGAATAA
- a CDS encoding Dabb family protein: MTIGFTQNQKTTTEFDSSFAHTVYFWLKNPNNTDDRAKFETSLEKFLKNSKYAKTNFIGIPPVAKRDVVDGSFTYSLIVTFESAEAQESYQSEKAHLTFIKECKDLWEKVIVYDSQGLQK, from the coding sequence ATGACTATCGGATTTACACAAAATCAAAAAACCACCACGGAGTTCGATTCATCGTTTGCCCATACAGTATATTTCTGGCTTAAAAATCCAAACAATACAGACGATAGAGCCAAATTTGAGACCTCTTTGGAAAAGTTCCTGAAAAATTCAAAATATGCAAAAACCAATTTTATTGGAATTCCGCCCGTTGCAAAAAGGGATGTTGTGGATGGGTCATTCACTTATTCCCTTATTGTTACTTTTGAATCAGCAGAAGCACAAGAAAGTTACCAAAGCGAAAAGGCCCATCTAACTTTTATAAAAGAATGTAAAGACCTATGGGAGAAGGTTATTGTATATGATTCACAAGGGCTACAAAAATGA
- the rfbB gene encoding dTDP-glucose 4,6-dehydratase, with protein MVSILVTGGAGFIGSNFIPFYLESNTKVNIVNIDALTYAGSLDNLADVEKHPRYTFINGNVCDRKLVKRIFEIYGIKGVIHFAAESHVDNSITDPDAFMQTNILGTFTLLDVAKKHWMVSNGVYKEAYKNARFHHVSTDEVYGTLEKEGLFEETTPYAPNSPYSASKAASDFIVRSYHHTYGMNVVTTNCSNNYGPKQHDEKLIPTIIRKALAGEPIPIYGDGSNIRDWLYVLDHCKGLALAYEKGVSGETYNIGGRNERNNIYIAQKVCGILDNKRPSASGSSYKDLITYVKDRAGHDFRYAIDASKIENELGWSADENFETGIEKTVDWYLKRHALTKEKDIV; from the coding sequence ATGGTAAGTATTTTGGTAACGGGAGGAGCAGGTTTTATAGGCTCTAATTTCATTCCTTTTTATTTGGAGTCCAACACTAAGGTCAATATAGTTAATATTGATGCGCTTACTTATGCTGGTAGCTTGGATAATCTGGCAGATGTAGAAAAACATCCACGCTATACTTTTATAAATGGGAATGTCTGTGACAGAAAACTTGTTAAAAGAATATTTGAAATATATGGCATCAAAGGAGTGATTCATTTTGCCGCAGAGTCACATGTGGATAACTCCATCACAGATCCTGATGCATTTATGCAAACAAATATTTTGGGCACCTTTACTTTGTTGGATGTAGCCAAAAAACATTGGATGGTAAGCAATGGAGTTTATAAAGAGGCTTACAAAAATGCTAGATTTCACCATGTTTCTACAGATGAGGTATATGGAACTTTGGAAAAAGAGGGCCTTTTTGAGGAAACAACACCTTATGCGCCCAATAGTCCATACAGTGCTTCAAAAGCAGCCTCGGATTTTATAGTAAGAAGCTATCATCATACCTATGGTATGAACGTTGTAACTACAAACTGTTCCAACAATTACGGACCAAAACAACATGATGAAAAATTGATTCCCACCATTATTAGAAAAGCATTGGCGGGAGAACCTATTCCAATTTATGGGGATGGCTCAAACATTAGGGATTGGTTATATGTTTTGGACCATTGTAAAGGATTGGCATTGGCCTATGAAAAAGGAGTTTCGGGAGAGACCTATAATATTGGGGGTAGAAACGAAAGAAATAACATATACATTGCACAAAAAGTATGTGGGATTTTAGATAATAAAAGACCATCCGCCTCAGGTTCTTCATATAAAGATTTGATCACGTACGTTAAAGATAGGGCAGGGCACGATTTTAGATATGCCATTGACGCTTCCAAAATTGAAAATGAACTGGGATGGAGTGCCGATGAGAATTTTGAGACCGGTATTGAGAAAACAGTGGACTGGTATTTGAAAAGGCATGCTCTTACAAAAGAAAAAGATATTGTCTAA
- a CDS encoding four helix bundle protein, which translates to MRDNPLAEKSYEFALKIVSLYKSVVVDKREYVLSRQLLKSGTSIGANISEANDAISKADFSAKISIAYKESLETKYWLSLLPDSEYMPEEKANQLIIKADELSKIMFSILKKQELENNNFSLIIAN; encoded by the coding sequence ATGAGGGATAATCCACTTGCAGAAAAATCTTATGAATTTGCATTGAAAATTGTGAGTTTATACAAAAGTGTTGTTGTTGATAAAAGAGAGTATGTTCTTTCTAGGCAATTATTAAAATCAGGTACTTCAATCGGGGCAAATATTTCAGAAGCTAATGATGCAATTTCAAAAGCTGATTTTTCAGCAAAAATATCCATAGCTTATAAGGAAAGTTTAGAGACTAAATATTGGTTGTCACTACTTCCAGATTCAGAATACATGCCCGAGGAAAAAGCAAATCAATTGATAATCAAAGCAGATGAATTATCGAAAATTATGTTTTCAATCCTAAAAAAACAAGAATTGGAAAATAATAACTTTTCACTGATTATTGCTAATTGA
- a CDS encoding DUF456 domain-containing protein yields MDIVLLVIGFILMLVGILGSFLPVLPGPPVSWIGLLLLYLTKAVPDDWWILGITAAAAILVFVLDYIIPAMGTKKFGGSKAGMWGTMIGLVIGLFLPIPGGFIIGAFLGAFIGEISNNMDKKKALKAAFGSFLGFLTGTFLKFILAVIYLGIFIVKVWEYRSPLFTF; encoded by the coding sequence ATGGACATAGTTTTACTTGTTATTGGATTTATTCTCATGCTCGTTGGTATTCTAGGTAGTTTTCTACCTGTGTTACCTGGTCCACCAGTAAGTTGGATAGGTTTATTATTGCTATATCTAACAAAAGCGGTCCCTGATGATTGGTGGATTTTGGGAATTACAGCGGCGGCGGCGATTTTAGTATTTGTCCTTGATTATATTATCCCAGCGATGGGCACCAAAAAATTTGGTGGCAGCAAAGCTGGCATGTGGGGAACAATGATTGGGCTTGTAATCGGTTTATTCCTACCTATTCCCGGTGGATTTATTATTGGAGCTTTTTTAGGTGCCTTCATTGGAGAAATCTCTAACAATATGGACAAGAAGAAAGCTCTTAAAGCCGCTTTTGGTTCCTTTTTAGGATTTCTAACGGGAACTTTTTTAAAATTTATATTGGCCGTTATTTATTTAGGGATTTTTATTGTAAAGGTTTGGGAGTATAGAAGTCCACTATTTACGTTTTGA
- the ruvC gene encoding crossover junction endodeoxyribonuclease RuvC yields MATEKIILGIDPGTTIMGFGIIKVMNKQMHFVQMNELMLKKYSDPYTKLKLIFERTIQLIDTFHPDEIAIEAPFYGKNVQSMLKLGRAQGVAMAAGLSRQIPITEYMPKKIKMAITGNGNATKEQVAKMLQSMLQLDALPNNLDSTDGLAAAVCHFYNQGRVEVGKHYTGWDAFVKQNPKKIK; encoded by the coding sequence TTGGCTACAGAAAAGATTATTTTAGGAATTGACCCAGGCACTACCATTATGGGATTTGGGATTATTAAAGTAATGAACAAGCAGATGCATTTTGTTCAGATGAATGAATTAATGCTCAAAAAATATAGCGACCCTTATACTAAACTCAAACTCATTTTTGAACGAACCATACAATTGATAGATACTTTCCATCCAGATGAGATTGCCATCGAAGCTCCTTTTTATGGGAAGAATGTCCAATCTATGCTTAAATTGGGACGAGCTCAGGGTGTGGCTATGGCTGCAGGACTTTCTAGGCAGATTCCCATAACAGAATATATGCCCAAAAAAATTAAAATGGCCATTACGGGCAACGGTAATGCCACTAAAGAACAGGTGGCAAAAATGCTTCAGAGTATGCTACAATTGGATGCACTACCCAATAATTTGGACAGTACCGATGGACTCGCTGCTGCAGTTTGTCATTTTTATAATCAAGGTCGAGTTGAGGTAGGTAAACACTATACGGGTTGGGATGCTTTTGTTAAACAGAATCCTAAAAAGATTAAATAA
- the rfbA gene encoding glucose-1-phosphate thymidylyltransferase RfbA, translating into MKGIILAGGSGTRLHPITLAVSKQLMPIYDKPMIYYPLSTLIESGIWEILIISTPYDLPLFKRLLGNGRKYGCKFEYAVQEKPNGLAEAFIIGEKFIENDKVALILGDNIFYGTGLETLLQSNSNPDGGIIYAYHVNDPERYGVVEFGDDGKVISIEEKPQEPKSNYAVPGIYFYDNDVVEIAKNIKPSKRGELEITDVNQEYLKQGRLKVGIMDRGTAWLDTGTFQSLMQASQFVQVIEERQGLKIGAIEASAYKMGFITKNQFKKLTEPFLKSGYSKPLLEALK; encoded by the coding sequence ATGAAAGGAATAATTTTGGCAGGAGGTTCGGGAACAAGATTGCACCCCATAACATTGGCGGTGAGCAAGCAATTGATGCCCATATATGATAAACCCATGATCTATTATCCACTTTCAACCTTGATCGAATCTGGAATTTGGGAAATATTAATCATTTCAACCCCGTATGACCTGCCACTTTTTAAAAGATTGCTCGGTAACGGCAGAAAATATGGTTGCAAGTTCGAATACGCCGTACAAGAAAAACCAAATGGGCTTGCAGAAGCATTTATTATTGGAGAAAAGTTTATAGAGAATGATAAGGTTGCCCTTATTCTAGGTGATAATATTTTTTACGGTACAGGTTTGGAAACCTTACTTCAATCCAATAGCAATCCAGATGGCGGAATTATTTATGCATATCACGTAAATGACCCTGAAAGGTATGGCGTTGTTGAATTTGGTGATGATGGAAAGGTCATTTCCATAGAAGAAAAGCCCCAAGAACCAAAATCTAACTATGCAGTTCCCGGAATTTATTTTTATGACAACGATGTCGTGGAGATTGCCAAAAATATCAAGCCCAGTAAAAGAGGCGAACTGGAAATTACGGACGTCAATCAAGAGTATTTGAAACAGGGAAGGCTTAAGGTGGGTATTATGGACAGGGGTACCGCTTGGTTGGATACCGGAACCTTTCAGTCATTGATGCAAGCTTCACAATTTGTTCAGGTCATCGAAGAAAGACAGGGGCTTAAAATAGGTGCCATTGAAGCATCTGCATATAAAATGGGCTTCATTACAAAAAACCAATTTAAAAAATTAACAGAACCTTTTCTGAAAAGCGGATACAGCAAACCCCTATTGGAAGCCTTGAAATAG
- the hemW gene encoding radical SAM family heme chaperone HemW has product MSGIYIHIPFCKQACHYCDFHFSTQLGKKEAMVKALQKEMELRKDEFQDELVETIYFGGGTPSVLTTAEINDLIKTVYANYTVAKSPEITLEANPDDLTEEKILELAQSPINRLSIGIQSFFDEDLKLMNRAHSSVQAIKSLSMATKYFNNISIDLIYGIPGMDNIRWKANIEKALSFKLPHISSYALTVEPKTALKKFIERGIVDDVDDDQAQEQFHILVDVLEANGFVNYEISNFGKDGFFSKNNTSYWQGKKYMGIGPSAHSFDGKHRGWNIRNNIKYIGALQIDKLPMDIETLTKKDRYNEYVMTGLRTIWGVSLKKIELDFGSTYIEHLKQHAQKYLQEHLLFVDEGKLLATKKGKFLVDGIASDLFMLNLK; this is encoded by the coding sequence ATGAGCGGAATTTACATTCACATCCCTTTCTGCAAACAAGCATGCCACTATTGTGATTTTCATTTTTCCACGCAATTGGGCAAGAAAGAAGCTATGGTCAAGGCACTTCAAAAAGAAATGGAATTGCGTAAGGATGAGTTTCAGGATGAATTGGTCGAGACAATTTATTTTGGTGGAGGCACCCCTTCCGTTCTTACTACAGCCGAGATAAACGATTTAATAAAAACAGTATACGCCAACTATACCGTTGCTAAAAGCCCTGAAATTACTTTAGAAGCAAACCCGGATGACTTAACGGAGGAAAAAATTCTGGAATTGGCCCAAAGTCCTATCAATAGATTGAGTATAGGAATCCAGTCCTTTTTTGATGAAGATTTAAAATTGATGAACAGAGCACATTCATCTGTACAAGCAATTAAGTCGCTGTCAATGGCAACAAAATATTTTAACAACATTTCCATAGATTTGATTTATGGAATACCTGGCATGGATAATATCAGGTGGAAAGCAAACATTGAAAAGGCCCTTTCCTTTAAACTTCCACATATTTCAAGCTATGCATTAACGGTAGAGCCTAAAACTGCATTAAAAAAGTTTATAGAAAGAGGAATTGTGGATGATGTAGATGATGACCAAGCTCAAGAACAATTCCATATTTTGGTAGATGTTCTGGAAGCAAATGGTTTTGTGAATTATGAAATTTCCAATTTTGGAAAAGATGGGTTCTTTTCAAAAAACAATACTTCATATTGGCAGGGAAAAAAATATATGGGCATTGGACCCTCGGCACATTCTTTTGACGGAAAGCATAGAGGCTGGAACATTAGAAACAATATAAAATACATAGGAGCCCTACAGATAGATAAATTGCCAATGGATATAGAGACCTTGACCAAAAAAGACAGGTACAATGAATATGTAATGACAGGCTTGCGAACCATTTGGGGCGTCTCTTTAAAAAAAATAGAATTGGATTTTGGAAGTACCTATATTGAACATCTGAAGCAACATGCACAAAAATATTTGCAAGAACACCTACTTTTTGTAGATGAAGGAAAATTATTGGCCACTAAAAAGGGAAAGTTTCTAGTGGACGGAATTGCTTCTGATTTGTTTATGCTCAATTTAAAATAG